GGCCGCACGGCCTGGCGGTCGATCCGAGTGGGGAACGGTGGTACGTGACGCTCGCCCACGGGAATCCCTTCGGCACGGTCGTCGCCTATTCCACCGCGACGAACCGCCCGGTCGGGAGCGCGGAGCTGGGGCTCTTCCCCGCCACCATGCAGGTGACGCCGGCAGGCCTGCTCTTCGCGGCGAACTTCAACCTGCACGGCGAGCACGAGCCGAGTTCGGTGTCCGTCGTCGACGTCGGCGCGATGATCGAGGTCGCGCAGATTCCGACCTGCACGATGCCGCACGGCTCGCGGCTCACGGCGGACGGGGCGCGGCACTACTCCGTGTGCATGATGGATGAGATGCTCGTGGAGGTCGACGCGCACCGGCTCGAGGTCACGCAGCGCTTTCTCCTCCACCCGGGCTCTGAGCAGGCGTGGCCGCACGACTGGCTCCCGACGCGGCCCGTGGGAGCGACCGCGTGCAGCCCGACGTGGGCGCACCCGGCCGTGGGTGGGCGCCACGTCTACGTCGCGTGCAACCGGAACGCGGAGGTGCTGGAGATCGACGTTCAGTCGTGGCGGGTGACGCGACGCTTCGCGACGGGCGAGGGTCCGTACAATCTCGATGTTTCTCCGGACGGCGCCTACCTCGTGGTGACGTACAAGGGCGGGCAGGCGACCGGCGTGTGGGATCTCGCCGGCGGGACGGAATTGGCCCGGGTTCCGCACACGCGGACGCTGCCCCACGGGATCGCGATCTCCCCGGACTCCCGGTACGCCTTCGTGAGCGTGGAGGGCGTGGGCGGAGAGCCGGGCACGGTGGACGTGATCGACCTCCGGGCCGGGGTCCGCGCGGCCAGCGTCAACGTGGGGAAGCAGGCAGGCGGCATCGCCTTCTGGAAGGCGGAGCCGCGGTGAGGCGCGGCGCGCTGTGCGTGCTCGCCGGGGCGCTCGCGGGGGTGCTCGCGGTCGCGTGCGGGGATACGGGGAGCACGGAGCTCGGCTCCCCGCCCACGACGCTCGTCCCCGTTTCGGCCGCCGTGGACACCATCGTGACGGGTGAGGCGACAGACCCCCCGATCGCGGTCCGGGTCGAGGATGCGCTCGGGAACGCGGTCGAAGGGGCGCCGGTCCGCTTCGTCATCGTGCGGGGCGAGGGCGAGCTTTCGCCGGGGGTCGCGGTCGCGGGGCAGAACGGCGTCGCGGAATCGGTCTACCGCGCGGGGCCCACGCCGGGCGAGGCGGAGATCCAGGCGGACATCCCGAGTGCCGCGAACGTCCCGCCGCTCCGCTTCCTCGTCCTCGCGGAGGCCGCGGACACGGTCCGTCTGAGCATCGTGGAGGGAGACGGCCAGCGGGCGGAGGCGGGGAGCCAACTGCCGCTACCGTTCTCCATCCGGGCGGAGACGACGAGGGGCGCCCCGGCCGGCGGCGTCCGCATCGCCTTCGACTGGACGGCGCCGGAAGAAGCCCCGGTTCCGCAGGAAACGGAGGGACCGCCCCAACTGCCGGAGGCGGGGGACACGGCGGCCGTGGCGGAACCGCCGGCACCGCTCGCGCGGGAAGAATCGCCGGAAGAATCGCCGGAAAGCGGGGGAGCCCTCACGCACGATATCGTGATGACGGACGCGGACGGGCGCGGCGGGGCGGTGTTCACGCTGGGCTCGCGTCCGGGCGAGTACCGGATCCACGTCTTCGCCACGGCCGGCGTGTACTCGGACACGCTCTCCTTCTCGGCCACGGCGCTCGCCTCGCCCGGCGGGGCCGTACAACTCGACTCGGTCGGGAACGGGAGACTCGCGGCGGGTACGCGGGCGCTCCTCCACGGCAGCGGGTTCCGCCCGGTCGCGGCCGACAACGAAGTGTGGATCGAAGGCACGGCGGCGACGGTGGTGAGCGCCACGGAGACGGAACTCACGGTTGAGGTGCCGGCCTTCGCCCGCACCTGCCTGCCCGAGCGCGAGGTGGGCGTGCGGGTGCTCGTGGACTCCGACGCCAGCAACGGTCTGCTGGTTCCGATCGAACCGGCCAACCTGCGCGTGGGTCTCGAGGTCGGCGAATCGCTCACGCTGCGCGGGCCGGTCGAGGTCGAATGCGTTCAGTTCCGGCCCGGAGCGCCCCTGGAAGCGGGAGATGCGGGAGAACCGGGACCGCCTGAAGACACCGGGACGGCGACGCGGGAATACCGGATCGTCGTCGGCAACACGGGGCGCAGCGCCTCGAGCGGGCTCCCGCTCCGGCTCACGATGCGGACGCCCGCCGACATGTCGGGGGATCGTCCGGCGGCGGCGCTCGGCCCCGGGACGATCGATTCGCGGATCGCGGAGGCCGCGCTCGCCGGCACGCGCCGGGACATCGGGATTCGCGCACGCACCCTTGCACGACTTGTCCAGGACCGAGTCTCGCCCCTGCGGGCCGACGGGTCGACGCCGGTTTCCGCGCCGGCCCCGGGAGATACGCTCGAGTATTTCTTCTCCGTCGGTCCGGAGCTGGCGGCGACCTGCGTCGACCCGACGAGGACGGTGCGAGGGACGGTCCGGGCCGTGGGCGACGGGGTGGTGCTCGTGGAGGATCTCGCCGCGCCCGCGGGCGGCCCGACGGAGGAGGAGTGGCTCGCGCTCGCTCGGGAATTGGACGGGACGGTCCTTCCGGCCGTGACCTCCTACTTCGGCCGTCCCGAGGACATCGACCGGAACGGACGTGTCGTCGTCCTGTTCACCCCCGACGTGAACCGGCTCGGCGACGGCGAGGCGGGCGTCGGCGGGTTCTCCCTCCCTCAGGATCTTGCCGCTTCGGGACGGGGCGACGGCGAGTTGTCGGACCCGGACGGCGGGATCTGCCCCGCGAGCAACGAGGCGGAGATCGTCTACAGCTTGAGCGCGGACCCCGAGGCGACGCTCGGCCGCGCCGTCTCGACGGAGGATCTGCTGCGGGAGACACCCGGCCTGGTGGCGCACGAAGTCCAGCACATCGTAAGCGCGGGGCGCCGCGTGCCCGCTTCTTCGGCGGGTTTCGGGGCCGCCGAGGAGGTATGGCTGGATGAGGCGCTCTCGAGTCTGGCCGAGGAGGTGGCGGGGCTCGCCGCCCTCGGGCTCCCCGTGGGCGAGCGCCTCACCTTCGACCGCGTATCCGGGACGCCCGAGGAACTCGACACCTTCAACGCCTACATGCTGGGCAACTTCCGAAACGTCGGCCTGTACATGCTCGGACTCCCCGGGGCCCCCACGGTCGCGACGGACGACCTGGACGGTGTCGGCGGGCTGCAGATGCGAGGTTTCGGATGGTTCCTGCTGCGACGGCTCGCGGATCAGGCGGGGGGAGACGAACGGGCCTTCTTCCGGTCCGTTGTCGGCGGCGGACAGAACTACGGACGGGGGATCGCGAACCTGGAGCGGGTCACCGGGAGGGAGTGGGCGAACATCCTGGCGGACGTGTCGGTTTCGATGGCGCTGGGAGCGGGGACGCTGGACGGGGGGACCGAGGATCCCGCCGGGGAGGACCTCGAAGCGCCGGAGGCCGGGCCGGACGCGGGGCCGCCGCTCGCCGCGGCAACGTGGGACGCCGCCGATGTGTTCCGATCCTTGAACCAGGATACGGACACCCGATCGGGCCTTCCGACCGCGATCGCGCTCCGGGCCGAGCCGCTGGGGTTTGAAACCCGGGTGCTGAGCCTCGACGTAGGGCCGTCGAGCGTACAGTACTTCTCACTCGCCTCGGCTCCCGGCGCGCCGGGCCTTTCGCTGTCGCTGGAAACGGCGGGAGGAACGCCGGCGGGTGAGACCGCGGAACCGCTAATCACGATCGTGAGGATCAAATGAGACGCCCGGCCGGCGTTCTTCTCTTTCTCTTGCTCTTTCTCTGCGGGCTCTCTCCCGGAGCGTCGAAGCTGACGGCCCAGATGAGTCCCGCGGCGCCGCTCGGCGACGATACCGGTCCGGAGTTGTTCGGACTCGCCGGCGTCATCCAGCCCCTCAACAACCTCACGGACAATACCGGCGCGTACGGCATCGTGATTCCGCCGGACGTGATGATGGGGGGCGAAGCGACCTACTGGGCTTCCCGAGCGGTCGGAATCAGCATCATGGGGCTCTATTCCCCGGCGACGCTCGAAGGCGTCGGCGGCGGACTCGGACGCGGTATCGGAACGCTCGGCGAGATGGAGTACCTGGCGGGCACGGTGAACCTGACGTTCCGACTGCGGTCCTCCGGGTCGGCCGGCGCGCTCGAGCCCTACTTCACGGTGGGCGGGGGGCTCCGGCAGTTGAAGTTCTACGGTGCCGAGGTGCCGAGACTCAGCGCGACGGATCCGATGGCGACGGCCGCGATCGGGGTCCGGGTCCATCTCCTGTCATCGCTCTGGTTCCGAGGCGAACTCCGGGACATGGCGTCCTACTACATCTCCGCCCAGACGGACGCGTCAAAGCTCCAGAACGACATCGGCATCACGATCGGCTTCGGCGTCCGCTACCGCTAACCTTCCGATCCGGCGGACGCGACGCGCACCTCCCGAGTCCCGGGCGCAATCGAAACGGACGTCTCCCCGCCGTTCGGCCACACGACGTGAAGCGTCGCGGGGCGGGCGGGCGTGTCGCCGGGCGCGGGTGCCGTACCCGCCGCGCCAGCCAGACCGAGCGTCTGCGTCGATTCATGGCGGGCCAAATAGCCCTCCCCCGACCGGACTTCCCGTGCCGGACCGAACGTGCCGTCCGCGTATTCCAGGCGGAGACGGGCGCCGATGGCCCGCGGGTTCGCGGGTGGGCCCTCGAGCGTGACCCGGAGACCGGGCGTCCCGCCGACGTTGCGGTAGAGCCGGGTCTCGCCGCCGTTGACGCCGAAGGCCACGTCCACCCGCCCGTCGCGATCGTGGTCGGCGAGCGAGACGGCGCGGGCATCTCCGTAGACCGCGATCCCGGATCGGGAGCCTGTGACGGGCTCGAAGCCGCCCTCGCCGTCCCCTCTCAGCCAGAGCCCGCGACCCGCGTCGTAGCGCGGCGTCCCCGGTCGGCCGGCGTAGAAATTCTGCGCGAGGACGAGGTCTTCATGACCGTCCCCGTCGAGGTCGGCGCCGGCGACGCCGAACGCGGGCGCGCGCTGGGCCGCCGCGGGCAGCGGGGCGCTCTCGAAGCCGGAAGGGCGATTGAGCCACACGGTGTGGCGCAGCTCGTTCGCGTCCAGTCGGCGCTCGGGGTCCATGCCGCCGATGAGGTCGGTCAGGGGCGCGCGCGCGAAGCGCTCGTAGGTGACGCGGAGGAGGGTCGAGAGTCCGCCGGGGACGGCAAGCGCGTCTCTGCCCCGTAGCGGACGCCACATGCCGGATTCCATCCTGGCCTCGACGAGGTCGACGATGCCGTCGCGATTCATGTCGCCGTAGATGAGGGAGTAGGCGGGCGGTACGTCGAGATTCGCGCCCCAGCCGGTCGCGACGAGGTCGGGCCGTCCGTCCTCGTCGAAGTCCGCGGCGGCGAGGCCGTTCCAGCGCCCCGTGAGACGCGTGAGCCCCAGCGCGTCGCTCACATCGGTGAAGCGGCCCTCATCGTTGCGGAAGAGGCGGACGCTGCCCCAGTCGAGGGCGAGCGCGAGGTCGGGGTCGCCATCGAGGTCGTAATCCGTAAAGAGGGCGGCGGAGACGAGCCCCAGGCGCGCGAAGGGGAGGGAGCGCTCCGCATCGACGCGCAGGGCGGCGCCGTCGTGGACCAGCAGGCGGGAGTCGACCGCAAGGGGGTAGGCGCCGGGGGCGACGCGTCCGCCCACGAAGAGATCGAGGTCGCCGTCGCCGTCGATGTCGGCCTGCGCGAGCGGGCCGGTCGCCGCGGGGAGCCGCCCGGGCGGGGGGCCGGGGGCTTCGATGAGCGGGGGTGCCGGCGCGGACGCGCCGAGCGGCGCCGCGATGACCGCGGGGACGGCCGCGGCCTCCGCGGGCGAGCCCGCCTCGTACGCGCTCGTGCCGATGAGCAGCGCGACGCGACCGTCGGCCGTACGATGCGGCAGCACGGCGGTCGCGTCCCACGCCAGCGCGGGCACGAGGGCCCGCGGGGCGGCGAAACCGTCCCCCTCGTTCCGAATCAGGACCGGGCTGCCCCCCCGGCCGCTCCCGACCACGAGATCCGCATCGCCATCCTCCTCCACGTCGATCCACGACACGCCCGGGCCGAGGCGATCGAGCGAGTGGGGCAGCAGCGGCTGCCGGAACCGGTCGTCGAAGGGCGATTCGACATGCCGGTGCCCGAGCCGATCCGAGATGTCGACGAAATGCGCGCCGGCCTCGGCTGTCGCCGCGGTGGCGGGGCCGTCCGGGTCGGGAACCGCCGGCTCCGCGGTAGCGGCATCGATCACGTATTCGCGGTTCGCGACGACGCCTTCCAGCCGCGTGCGGCGGCCGTCCGGCCAGTCGACGGTGAGGACCATCTCCCCGTCCCCCTCCGCGGCGAAGCTGGCGGAGGGTTCCGAAGAGGAGAGATAGGCGCCGCCCGCGATGATCTCCCGCACCTGGGGGGGGAGCGCCTGCGAGCCGCCCGGCGCCGCGGAGTCGCCGGAGCTCTCGAGGCGGATCCGGGCGCCGATCCCGCGCGTGTTGGGTGCCGGGCCTCGCAGATGCACCAGAATGCGCGGCGCGGCCGCGTCGTTGCGGTACATGACGGGCGGCGCGCCGAGCCGGGTCACGACGACGTCGAGGTCTCCGTCGCGGTCGAGATCGCCGGCCGCGAGACCGTGCGAGATGTCCGCCTCGTGTCCCCAGCGCCAACTCTCGCTGACGTCGGTGAAGCCGTCCGCCCCTCCGCGGAAGGCGACGTTCGGCTGCGCGAGCGGCGGGAACATGCGCAGGGCCTGATCCGCCGGCAGCCCGGGGATCGCCGCCACCCGCGCGTTGGCATCGCCGTCCAACTGGTCCCACGCGTGTCCCGTCGTGACGAGGATGTCGTTCCAGCCGTCCAGGTCCGCGTCGATGATGAGCGCGCCCCACGTCCAGTCCGAGGCGGCGAGCCCGAGTTCCCACGCCGCCTCGGCAAACGTGCCGTCGCCCCGGTTGAGTTGGACGGCGTTCCGGTTCATCTGGACCCTCGTGTCCGTATCGCCCGGCCGTTCGGGGACGGCCTCGTAGCTCGGGGTCTGGACGAGGCGCTCCGCCGCGTCCCGGGCGAGCATGTCGGTGGTGAGGAGATCGAGGTCGCCGTCGCGGTCGAGATCTCCGACATCGACGGCCATCGAGGATAGGCTCGTCGTGCGGACGGCGATGGCCGGGGCGGAGGCGAACGTCCCGTCGCCGCGGTTGATCCAGATTCCGTCCTCGCTGTTGAAGTCGTTCGCCACGTAGAGATCCGGGTCGCCGTCCTCGTCCCAGTCGCTGAACCTCGCGGCGAGTCCCCAGTCGCGGGCCGGCGTCGAGACGTTCCCGCGGGAACGCGTGAGGGGCGCCCCGGGGGCCGCGGGCGCGAACCGTCCGTCCCCGAGCCCGGTGTAGTACTCGTCCGGCTCGCCCAGCTCGAAGCGGCGCACGAAGCGGCCGTCGAACTCCACGCGGTAGTGCTCGTCGTAGAGT
This genomic interval from Candidatus Palauibacter australiensis contains the following:
- a CDS encoding VCBS repeat-containing protein translates to MAEHTLRRSMMRPALARPVLALVLVAACGAPDPGPWVEADGYRWRELRPRGSGGFRPLDASALGVSFLYDVDEETRLRNRVRAEGQGVAIGDVDGDGLADLFFAGFGRASALYRNLGGWRFEEITPPALALEDVLARGAALADVDGDDDLDLVIAVHGGRNRIFLGDGAGGFAELEDTGLGGAWGSTTLALADTDGDGDLDLYVANYKTRQVDDLYPSDVLDINHLQRGEDGNLVTPPELRELYDEHYRVEFDGRFVRRFELGEPDEYYTGLGDGRFAPAAPGAPLTRSRGNVSTPARDWGLAARFSDWDEDGDPDLYVANDFNSEDGIWINRGDGTFASAPAIAVRTTSLSSMAVDVGDLDRDGDLDLLTTDMLARDAAERLVQTPSYEAVPERPGDTDTRVQMNRNAVQLNRGDGTFAEAAWELGLAASDWTWGALIIDADLDGWNDILVTTGHAWDQLDGDANARVAAIPGLPADQALRMFPPLAQPNVAFRGGADGFTDVSESWRWGHEADISHGLAAGDLDRDGDLDVVVTRLGAPPVMYRNDAAAPRILVHLRGPAPNTRGIGARIRLESSGDSAAPGGSQALPPQVREIIAGGAYLSSSEPSASFAAEGDGEMVLTVDWPDGRRTRLEGVVANREYVIDAATAEPAVPDPDGPATAATAEAGAHFVDISDRLGHRHVESPFDDRFRQPLLPHSLDRLGPGVSWIDVEEDGDADLVVGSGRGGSPVLIRNEGDGFAAPRALVPALAWDATAVLPHRTADGRVALLIGTSAYEAGSPAEAAAVPAVIAAPLGASAPAPPLIEAPGPPPGRLPAATGPLAQADIDGDGDLDLFVGGRVAPGAYPLAVDSRLLVHDGAALRVDAERSLPFARLGLVSAALFTDYDLDGDPDLALALDWGSVRLFRNDEGRFTDVSDALGLTRLTGRWNGLAAADFDEDGRPDLVATGWGANLDVPPAYSLIYGDMNRDGIVDLVEARMESGMWRPLRGRDALAVPGGLSTLLRVTYERFARAPLTDLIGGMDPERRLDANELRHTVWLNRPSGFESAPLPAAAQRAPAFGVAGADLDGDGHEDLVLAQNFYAGRPGTPRYDAGRGLWLRGDGEGGFEPVTGSRSGIAVYGDARAVSLADHDRDGRVDVAFGVNGGETRLYRNVGGTPGLRVTLEGPPANPRAIGARLRLEYADGTFGPAREVRSGEGYLARHESTQTLGLAGAAGTAPAPGDTPARPATLHVVWPNGGETSVSIAPGTREVRVASAGSEG
- a CDS encoding YncE family protein, whose translation is MTAAAALPAASQETSPEGPSSYYVYVAAESEDRVDLVRFDGTGASVLDSVFVGRFPTEIDGPHGLAVDPSGERWYVTLAHGNPFGTVVAYSTATNRPVGSAELGLFPATMQVTPAGLLFAANFNLHGEHEPSSVSVVDVGAMIEVAQIPTCTMPHGSRLTADGARHYSVCMMDEMLVEVDAHRLEVTQRFLLHPGSEQAWPHDWLPTRPVGATACSPTWAHPAVGGRHVYVACNRNAEVLEIDVQSWRVTRRFATGEGPYNLDVSPDGAYLVVTYKGGQATGVWDLAGGTELARVPHTRTLPHGIAISPDSRYAFVSVEGVGGEPGTVDVIDLRAGVRAASVNVGKQAGGIAFWKAEPR